A section of the Pseudomonas sp. Q1-7 genome encodes:
- the feaR gene encoding transcriptional regulator FeaR translates to MVSPAVRSHDFDSWLRELRGVCGRFESRPALSHGLFIGEIACRDLSGLEVAQIRTNAGAISRQRTSVDHDDDRHCFLVVQRSGRAQLRQNGDSIELMPGEMALMDSARACEILPHGLIEHASFHLSREDVCRSMPEGRPTFGKLSQHCASGRVLRTLVEQICGGELDDCAGLEEGDALQDALIALLGPTLRQQPGQTSSELDISHMAGLRSLAQRLIDQSLSEPGLTPLFLARQLNISVRQLYRLFEEEGDSVCRFIQRSRLKRSASDLANPRLRHESITDIAFRWGFTDSAHFSRTFKKHFDQSPRDYRANASAGQLPS, encoded by the coding sequence ATGGTTTCCCCAGCTGTCCGCTCCCATGATTTCGATTCCTGGCTCCGTGAACTGCGAGGCGTCTGCGGCCGCTTCGAGTCGCGTCCCGCGCTGAGCCATGGCCTGTTCATCGGCGAGATCGCTTGTCGGGACCTTTCCGGCCTGGAGGTGGCGCAGATCCGCACCAACGCCGGCGCGATCAGTCGCCAGCGCACCTCTGTCGACCATGACGATGATCGCCACTGTTTCCTCGTGGTTCAGCGCAGCGGTCGCGCCCAACTGCGGCAGAACGGCGACAGCATCGAACTCATGCCGGGCGAGATGGCCCTGATGGATTCGGCCAGGGCCTGCGAAATCCTGCCCCATGGCCTGATCGAGCACGCCTCCTTCCACCTGTCCCGCGAGGATGTTTGCCGGTCCATGCCGGAAGGCCGGCCCACCTTCGGCAAACTGTCCCAGCACTGCGCCAGTGGCCGCGTGTTGCGGACCCTGGTGGAGCAGATCTGCGGCGGCGAGCTGGATGACTGCGCCGGCCTGGAGGAGGGCGATGCCCTGCAGGACGCGCTGATCGCCTTGCTGGGGCCAACCCTCCGCCAGCAGCCGGGGCAGACCTCCAGTGAGCTGGACATATCCCACATGGCCGGCCTGCGCAGCCTGGCGCAGCGCCTGATCGACCAGTCCCTGTCCGAGCCCGGTCTCACGCCTTTGTTCCTGGCCAGGCAACTGAACATCTCGGTGCGCCAGCTCTACCGCCTGTTCGAAGAAGAGGGCGACAGCGTCTGCCGCTTCATCCAGCGCTCGCGCCTGAAGCGCAGCGCCTCCGACCTTGCCAACCCGCGCTTGCGCCACGAGTCCATCACCGACATTGCCTTCCGCTGGGGTTTCACCGATTCGGCGCACTTCAGCCGCACCTTCAAGAAACACTTCGACCAATCCCCCAGGGATTACCGCGCCAACGCATCCGCCGGCCAGTTACCCTCGTAG
- the cra gene encoding catabolite repressor/activator, with translation MKLSDIARLAGVSVTTASYVINGKAEQKRISPATVERVQAVVDEHGFKPNPQAAGLRSRQTRTLGFILPDLENPSYARLAKLLEQGARARGYQLLIASSDDEPESERQLLKLFRARRCDALIVASCLPAEDDSLAQLLDAGLPVIALDRVRDPRRFCSVVSDDRDAARQLTRSLLQTKPRRIVLLGARPELPTSAERSAGFHEALAGMDCEVLEEQGESFSRECGRRLMSELLERGDELPDVLITTAYVLLAGVLDALRERGDWPGSLRLGTFGDTQLLDFLPLPVNAMYQQHELIAEQVLGLALAAVEKDLYEPGVRGVARRLKER, from the coding sequence TTGAAACTGAGCGATATCGCCCGCCTGGCCGGTGTGTCGGTGACCACGGCCAGCTACGTGATCAACGGCAAGGCCGAGCAGAAGCGCATCAGCCCGGCCACCGTGGAGCGCGTGCAGGCGGTGGTGGACGAGCACGGTTTCAAGCCCAATCCCCAGGCCGCCGGCCTGCGCAGTCGGCAGACGCGGACCCTGGGTTTCATCCTCCCGGATCTGGAGAACCCCAGCTACGCGCGCCTCGCCAAGCTGCTGGAACAGGGCGCGCGGGCGCGGGGCTACCAGCTGCTGATCGCCAGTTCCGACGACGAGCCGGAGAGCGAACGCCAGTTGCTCAAGCTGTTCCGCGCGCGACGTTGCGATGCCCTGATCGTCGCCAGTTGCCTGCCAGCGGAGGACGACAGCCTGGCGCAACTGCTGGACGCCGGCCTGCCGGTGATCGCCCTGGACCGGGTGCGCGACCCCCGGCGCTTCTGTTCGGTGGTCAGCGACGACCGCGACGCCGCCCGCCAATTGACCCGCAGCCTGCTGCAGACCAAGCCCCGGCGCATCGTCCTGCTCGGCGCCCGGCCGGAGCTGCCCACCAGCGCCGAGCGCAGCGCCGGCTTCCACGAGGCGCTGGCCGGGATGGACTGCGAGGTGCTGGAGGAACAGGGCGAGAGCTTCAGCCGCGAATGCGGCCGACGCCTGATGAGCGAATTGCTGGAACGCGGGGATGAACTGCCGGATGTACTGATCACCACTGCTTACGTGCTGCTGGCCGGCGTGCTGGACGCCCTGCGCGAGCGCGGCGACTGGCCTGGCAGCCTGCGCCTGGGCACCTTCGGCGACACCCAGTTGCTGGACTTCCTGCCGCTGCCGGTGAACGCCATGTACCAGCAGCACGAACTGATCGCCGAACAGGTGCTGGGCCTGGCCCTGGCGGCGGTGGAGAAGGACCTCTACGAACCCGGCGTGCGCGGCGTGGCGCGCCGGCTGAAGGAACGCTAG
- the ptsP gene encoding phosphoenolpyruvate--protein phosphotransferase yields the protein MLELTAGQISMGLVAADKASALRLLAEQLEGDGLVAPGYLAGLEAREAQGATYLGQGIAIPHGTPETRELVYTTGVRLLQFPEGVDWGEGQMVYLAIGIAAKSDEHLRLLQLLTRALGEADLGADLRCAQSPEAILALLQGAPRELALDDQLIALGVAAEDCDELILQGARLLRRAECADASFAASLLQGEALPLGDGLWWLHSDQGVERPGLAYLTPEKPLRHQGQPLNGLFCLASLGDAHLALLERLCALLIEGRGRELARATQRRAVLEALGGEARPDWPSLRLPLANAHGLHARPAKELVQLAKTFDGDIRLRLADGAAAAVSAKSLSKLLSLGIRRGQLIEIIAEPAIAEAALPALKTAIEQGLGEEVEPLPVGETAPVEDEPPAQPLVAPAPGSQLQAVPAAPGIAVGPAHVHLRKEFDYPLRGESPGVERERLQQAVGQVRGEIEALVLRSEAKAIRDIFITHLEMLADPELADEVDARLKQGESAAAAWMAVVESAAAQQESLQDALLAERAADLRDIGRRVLAQLCGVDAVAEPEEPYILVMDEMAPSDVARLDRERVAGILTARGGATAHSAIVARALGIPALVGAGAAVLMLEPRTPLLLDGQRGRLVVAPDAAQLQRAREEQEGRQRRLQRADAHKREPALTRDGHPVEICANLGDSGAAAKAVAQGAEGVGLLRTEFIFMAHPQAPDLATQEAEYRRVFDALDGRPLVARTLDVGGDKPLPYWPVPEEENPFLGVRGVRLTLQRPHLMETQLRALMRASEGRPLRIMFPMVGSVEEWRQARDMALQVAAEIPQADLQLGIMVEVPSAALIAPVLAREVDFFSIGTNDLTQYALAIDRGHPTLSAQADGLHPAVLQLIDLTVRAAHARGKWVGVCGELAGDPVAVPLLVGLGVDELSLSAGGIAEVKARVREFSLTAARELAEAALALESAAAVRELAERF from the coding sequence ATGCTCGAACTGACCGCAGGGCAGATTTCCATGGGCCTGGTGGCGGCGGACAAGGCGTCCGCGCTGCGCCTGCTCGCCGAGCAGCTGGAAGGCGATGGCCTGGTGGCACCGGGCTACCTGGCCGGACTGGAGGCGCGCGAGGCGCAAGGCGCCACCTACCTCGGCCAGGGTATCGCCATTCCCCACGGCACTCCCGAGACCCGTGAGCTGGTGTACACCACCGGCGTGCGCCTGCTGCAGTTCCCCGAGGGCGTGGACTGGGGTGAGGGGCAGATGGTTTACCTGGCCATCGGCATCGCCGCGAAATCCGACGAACACCTGCGTCTGCTGCAACTGCTCACCCGCGCCCTGGGCGAGGCCGATCTGGGCGCCGACCTGCGCTGTGCGCAAAGCCCGGAAGCCATCCTCGCGCTGCTGCAGGGCGCACCACGGGAACTGGCCCTGGACGACCAGTTGATCGCCCTGGGCGTGGCGGCCGAGGATTGCGACGAGCTGATCCTGCAAGGGGCCCGGTTGCTGCGCCGCGCCGAGTGTGCCGACGCCAGCTTCGCCGCCAGCCTGTTGCAGGGCGAAGCGCTGCCGCTGGGCGACGGCCTCTGGTGGCTGCACAGCGACCAGGGTGTGGAACGCCCCGGCCTGGCCTATCTGACCCCGGAAAAACCCTTGCGCCACCAGGGCCAGCCACTGAACGGCCTCTTCTGCCTGGCCAGCCTGGGGGACGCCCACCTCGCACTGCTGGAGCGCCTCTGCGCCCTGCTGATCGAGGGGCGCGGCCGCGAGCTGGCCCGTGCTACCCAGCGCCGCGCCGTGCTCGAAGCCCTGGGGGGCGAGGCCCGTCCGGACTGGCCGAGCCTGCGCCTGCCGCTGGCCAACGCCCATGGCCTGCACGCGCGCCCGGCCAAGGAGCTGGTGCAACTGGCCAAGACCTTCGACGGCGACATCCGTCTGCGCCTGGCCGACGGCGCGGCCGCTGCCGTATCGGCCAAGAGCCTGAGCAAGTTACTGAGCCTGGGCATCCGCCGTGGCCAGCTCATCGAGATCATCGCCGAGCCGGCCATCGCCGAGGCTGCGCTGCCAGCCCTGAAAACCGCTATCGAGCAGGGGCTTGGGGAAGAGGTGGAGCCGCTGCCTGTCGGCGAAACGGCTCCGGTCGAGGACGAACCGCCCGCCCAGCCCCTGGTCGCGCCGGCACCCGGCAGCCAGCTGCAGGCCGTGCCGGCGGCGCCCGGTATCGCCGTCGGCCCGGCGCACGTCCACTTGCGCAAGGAATTCGACTACCCGCTGCGTGGCGAGTCGCCCGGCGTCGAGCGCGAACGCCTGCAACAGGCCGTCGGCCAGGTGCGCGGCGAGATCGAGGCATTGGTGCTGCGCAGCGAAGCCAAGGCCATCCGCGACATCTTCATTACCCACCTGGAAATGCTTGCCGACCCGGAGCTGGCGGACGAGGTGGATGCGCGCCTGAAGCAGGGCGAAAGCGCCGCCGCGGCCTGGATGGCGGTGGTGGAGAGCGCCGCCGCCCAGCAGGAAAGCCTGCAGGACGCCCTGCTCGCCGAGCGCGCCGCCGACCTGCGGGATATCGGCCGTCGCGTGCTGGCGCAGCTCTGCGGCGTGGACGCGGTAGCCGAGCCGGAGGAGCCCTACATCCTGGTGATGGACGAGATGGCGCCCTCGGATGTGGCGCGGCTGGACCGCGAACGGGTGGCCGGTATCCTCACCGCCCGTGGCGGCGCCACCGCCCACAGCGCGATCGTCGCCCGAGCCCTGGGCATTCCTGCACTGGTGGGTGCTGGCGCTGCGGTGCTGATGCTGGAACCCCGCACGCCGCTGCTGCTGGACGGCCAGCGCGGCCGCCTGGTGGTGGCGCCGGATGCCGCGCAACTGCAACGCGCCCGTGAAGAGCAGGAGGGGCGCCAGCGTCGCCTGCAACGGGCCGACGCCCACAAGCGGGAACCCGCGCTCACCCGCGACGGCCACCCGGTGGAAATCTGCGCCAACCTGGGCGACAGCGGCGCCGCCGCCAAGGCGGTGGCCCAGGGGGCCGAGGGCGTGGGCTTGCTGCGCACCGAATTCATCTTCATGGCCCACCCCCAGGCGCCGGACCTGGCGACCCAGGAGGCCGAGTACCGCCGTGTGTTCGACGCCCTCGACGGCCGTCCGCTGGTGGCCCGCACCTTGGATGTGGGCGGCGACAAACCCTTGCCCTATTGGCCGGTGCCGGAGGAAGAAAACCCCTTCCTCGGCGTGCGCGGCGTGCGCCTGACCTTGCAGCGCCCGCACCTGATGGAAACCCAGCTACGGGCGCTGATGCGGGCCAGCGAGGGGCGTCCGCTGCGGATCATGTTCCCCATGGTCGGCAGCGTGGAGGAATGGCGTCAGGCGCGGGACATGGCACTGCAGGTGGCGGCGGAGATTCCCCAGGCCGACCTGCAGCTGGGCATCATGGTGGAAGTGCCCTCGGCGGCGCTGATCGCCCCGGTGCTGGCCCGCGAGGTGGACTTCTTCAGCATCGGCACCAATGACCTGACCCAGTACGCGCTGGCCATCGACCGTGGCCATCCGACCCTCTCCGCCCAGGCCGATGGCCTGCACCCGGCGGTGCTGCAACTGATCGACCTCACCGTGCGCGCCGCCCACGCCCGGGGCAAATGGGTGGGGGTGTGCGGTGAGCTGGCCGGCGACCCCGTGGCGGTGCCGCTCCTGGTGGGCCTGGGGGTGGACGAATTGAGCCTCTCCGCCGGCGGCATCGCCGAAGTCAAGGCGCGGGTGCGCGAGTTCAGCCTCACTGCGGCCCGCGAGCTGGCCGAAGCCGCCCTGGCGCTGGAAAGCGCCGCGGCGGTGCGCGAACTGGCGGAGCGTTTCTGA
- the pfkB gene encoding 1-phosphofructokinase, with protein MARILSITLNPALDLTLRLERLEAGQVNRSLEQASHAAGKGINVAQVLADLGHELTVSGFLGADNADAFDALFVRRGFADAFVRVPGETRSNIKLAEADGRITDINGPGPQVNALAQVELLMRLDALAPGHDLAVVAGSLPRGVEPHFLTDLINRLQGHGLKVALDTSGEALRDGLLAAPWLIKPNTDELGLIGARNLSSVQAQRAEAAQLRAQGIEHIVISQGADGVSWFGPGLALHARPPRVRVVSTVGAGDSLLAGMVHGLLSGWPAERTLRQATAIAAQAVTQVGFGIRDRAQLQQLEGAVQVQALPEQQEVSP; from the coding sequence ATGGCACGGATTCTCAGCATTACCCTCAACCCCGCCCTGGACCTGACCCTGCGCCTGGAGCGCCTGGAAGCCGGCCAGGTCAATCGCAGCCTGGAGCAGGCCAGCCATGCGGCGGGCAAGGGCATCAATGTCGCCCAGGTACTGGCCGACCTCGGCCACGAGCTGACCGTTAGCGGTTTTCTCGGCGCGGACAATGCCGACGCCTTCGACGCGCTGTTCGTTCGGCGCGGCTTCGCCGACGCCTTCGTCCGGGTGCCGGGGGAAACCCGCAGCAATATCAAGCTGGCGGAAGCCGATGGCCGCATCACCGATATCAACGGCCCCGGCCCGCAGGTGAATGCGCTGGCACAGGTCGAGCTGCTGATGCGGCTGGACGCACTCGCACCGGGGCATGACCTCGCCGTGGTGGCTGGCAGCCTGCCGCGCGGGGTCGAGCCGCACTTCCTCACCGACCTGATCAACCGGCTTCAGGGCCACGGCCTCAAGGTGGCGCTGGACACCAGCGGCGAGGCCCTGCGTGACGGCCTGCTGGCGGCGCCCTGGCTGATCAAGCCGAACACCGACGAGCTGGGGCTGATCGGTGCGCGCAACCTGTCCAGCGTCCAGGCCCAGCGTGCCGAGGCCGCCCAACTGCGGGCCCAGGGCATCGAGCACATCGTGATTTCCCAGGGCGCCGACGGCGTGAGCTGGTTCGGTCCGGGGCTTGCCCTGCATGCCCGGCCGCCGCGGGTGCGCGTGGTCAGCACCGTCGGTGCCGGCGACTCCCTGCTCGCCGGCATGGTCCACGGCCTGCTCAGCGGCTGGCCGGCCGAGCGCACCCTGCGCCAGGCCACCGCCATCGCCGCCCAGGCGGTGACCCAGGTGGGCTTCGGCATCCGCGACCGCGCGCAACTGCAACAGCTCGAAGGCGCCGTGCAGGTCCAGGCGCTGCCAGAACAACAAGAGGTCTCCCCATGA
- a CDS encoding fructose-specific PTS transporter subunit EIIC, which produces MKLALVTACPNGLVTSVLCARLLDATAQRLGWSTSVEIVDPKHPESQLSAATLDAADWVLVVKSGALDLLRFAGKRVFVATPAEALHDSEAFLLRAAVEAKEQPVEGATAVAAARPRLVAVTACPTGVAHTFMAAEALKQAAQRAGIELQVETQGSVGARDPLSPEAIAAADAVLLATDIEVDTARFAGKKVFRCGTGVALKQAESTLKRALDEGQVLQVASGGEGQKARAEPKGAYKHLLTGVSYMLPMVVAGGLLIALSFVFGIEAFKEEGSLAAALMQIGGDAAFKLMVPLLAGYIAYSIADRPGLAPGMIGGLLASTLGAGFIGGIIAGFLAGYSARAINRHLKLPQSVEALKPILIIPLLASLFTGLVMIYVVGKPVAGMLASLTHFLDNMGTSNAILLGLLLGGMMCVDLGGPINKAAYAFSVGLLASQSYAPMAATMAAGMVPPIGMGIATLLMRRKFAQGEREAGKAALVLGLCFISEGAIPFAAKDPLRVIPASIAGGALTGALSMYFGCKLMAPHGGLFVLAIPNAINHALLYLLAIVAGSLVTGVIYALLKRGAEQEMVLGSQRAEGTL; this is translated from the coding sequence ATGAAACTCGCCCTCGTCACCGCCTGCCCCAACGGCCTGGTCACCAGCGTGCTCTGCGCACGCCTGCTGGACGCCACCGCCCAGCGCCTGGGCTGGAGCACCAGCGTCGAAATCGTCGACCCGAAGCACCCGGAGAGCCAACTCTCCGCCGCGACCCTGGACGCCGCCGATTGGGTGCTGGTGGTGAAGAGCGGGGCGCTGGACCTGTTGCGCTTCGCTGGCAAGCGGGTGTTCGTCGCCACGCCCGCCGAAGCCTTGCACGACAGCGAGGCCTTCCTGCTGCGCGCGGCGGTGGAGGCCAAGGAACAGCCCGTAGAGGGTGCGACCGCGGTCGCCGCCGCGCGCCCGCGCCTGGTGGCGGTCACCGCCTGCCCCACGGGCGTCGCCCACACCTTCATGGCCGCCGAGGCCTTGAAGCAGGCGGCGCAACGCGCGGGAATCGAGTTGCAGGTGGAAACCCAGGGCTCGGTGGGCGCCCGCGATCCGTTGAGCCCCGAGGCCATCGCCGCCGCCGATGCGGTGCTGCTGGCCACCGATATCGAAGTGGACACCGCGCGCTTTGCCGGCAAGAAGGTTTTTCGCTGCGGCACCGGTGTCGCCCTCAAGCAGGCCGAGTCCACCCTGAAGCGCGCCCTGGACGAAGGCCAGGTGCTGCAGGTCGCCAGCGGCGGGGAAGGGCAGAAGGCCAGGGCCGAACCCAAGGGCGCCTACAAGCACCTGCTCACCGGCGTCTCCTACATGCTGCCGATGGTGGTGGCGGGCGGCCTGTTGATCGCCCTGTCCTTCGTCTTCGGTATCGAGGCGTTCAAGGAGGAGGGCAGCCTGGCGGCCGCGCTGATGCAGATCGGCGGCGACGCGGCCTTCAAGCTGATGGTGCCGCTGCTGGCCGGTTACATCGCCTATTCCATCGCCGACCGTCCGGGCCTGGCGCCGGGGATGATCGGCGGCCTGCTGGCGAGCACGCTCGGTGCCGGCTTCATCGGCGGCATCATCGCCGGCTTCCTCGCGGGCTACTCGGCGCGGGCGATCAATCGCCACCTCAAGCTGCCGCAGAGCGTCGAGGCCTTGAAGCCGATCCTGATCATCCCGCTGCTGGCCAGCCTGTTCACCGGCCTGGTGATGATCTACGTCGTAGGCAAGCCGGTGGCCGGCATGCTCGCCAGCCTCACCCACTTCCTCGACAACATGGGCACCTCCAACGCCATCCTCCTCGGCCTGCTGCTGGGCGGAATGATGTGCGTGGACCTGGGCGGGCCGATCAATAAGGCTGCCTACGCCTTCTCCGTCGGGTTGCTGGCGTCGCAGAGCTACGCGCCCATGGCCGCCACCATGGCGGCCGGCATGGTGCCGCCCATCGGCATGGGCATCGCCACCCTGCTGATGCGCCGTAAGTTCGCCCAGGGCGAGCGTGAGGCGGGCAAGGCGGCGCTGGTGCTGGGGCTGTGCTTCATCTCTGAGGGTGCGATTCCTTTCGCCGCCAAGGACCCGCTGCGGGTGATCCCGGCCAGCATCGCCGGTGGCGCCCTGACCGGGGCCCTGTCCATGTACTTCGGCTGCAAGCTGATGGCGCCTCACGGTGGCCTGTTCGTGCTGGCGATTCCCAACGCCATCAACCATGCGCTGCTCTACCTGCTGGCCATCGTCGCCGGCAGCCTGGTGACCGGGGTGATCTACGCCCTGCTCAAGCGCGGTGCGGAGCAAGAGATGGTGTTGGGCTCACAGCGGGCGGAGGGAACCTTGTAG
- the arfB gene encoding alternative ribosome rescue aminoacyl-tRNA hydrolase ArfB: MLLISNNVHLPDDEIELTAIRAQGAGGQNVNKVSSALHLRFDINASSLPAFYKERLLVLRDSRITQDGVIVIKAQQYRTQEQNRADALERLAELIRSVAKVEKTRRPTKPTLGSKKRRLDGKAKRGAIKAGRGKVDY; the protein is encoded by the coding sequence ATGCTGCTGATCTCCAACAACGTCCATCTGCCCGATGACGAAATCGAGCTGACCGCCATCCGCGCCCAGGGCGCGGGCGGGCAGAACGTCAACAAGGTGTCCAGCGCCCTGCACCTGCGCTTCGACATCAACGCCTCGTCCTTGCCGGCGTTCTACAAGGAGCGGCTGCTCGTGCTGCGCGACAGCCGCATCACCCAGGACGGCGTGATCGTCATCAAGGCCCAGCAGTACCGCACCCAGGAACAGAACCGCGCCGACGCGCTGGAGCGGCTCGCAGAGCTGATCCGCAGCGTGGCGAAGGTGGAAAAGACGCGCCGCCCGACCAAGCCCACATTGGGTTCGAAGAAACGGCGGCTGGACGGCAAGGCCAAGCGCGGGGCGATCAAGGCCGGAAGGGGGAAGGTGGATTACTGA
- a CDS encoding amino acid aminotransferase, which produces MSHFASIGRVPGDPILGLMDAYRLDPNPAKLDLGVGVYKDAQGLTPIPHAVKRAEQRLVDIETTKTYVGGHGDAAFGRLLLDLVLGTGNALEAAGRAGATQTPGGTGALRLAAEFIARNLPGRGIWLSDPTWPIHETLFAGVGLNVSHYPYVDTSNRLDVDAMLAALEQVPAGDVVLLHACCHNPTGFDLGQDDWRRVLEVVKARELLPLIDFAYQGFGDGLEQDAWAVRLFAEALPELLVTSSCSKNFGLYRERTGALIVCAADAEKLTDVRSQLAFLARNLWSTPPAHGAAVVATILGDAALKAQWIEELDAMRQRVAGLRAGLVEALQPYGLAERFAHIGEQRGMFSYTGLSPEQVARLRAEFSVYMVSTGRANVAGLDFSRIDDLAAAIAKVC; this is translated from the coding sequence ATGAGCCATTTCGCGTCGATTGGCCGGGTGCCCGGCGACCCCATCCTCGGCCTGATGGACGCCTACCGCCTGGATCCCAACCCGGCCAAGCTCGACCTCGGCGTGGGCGTCTACAAGGACGCCCAGGGCCTGACCCCGATCCCCCATGCGGTGAAGCGGGCCGAGCAACGCCTGGTGGACATCGAAACCACCAAGACCTATGTCGGCGGCCACGGTGACGCCGCCTTTGGCCGCCTCCTGCTGGACCTGGTCCTGGGCACCGGCAACGCGCTGGAAGCCGCCGGCCGCGCCGGCGCCACCCAGACCCCGGGCGGTACCGGCGCCCTGCGCCTGGCGGCGGAGTTCATCGCCCGCAACTTGCCCGGCCGTGGCATCTGGCTGAGCGACCCGACCTGGCCGATTCACGAAACCCTCTTCGCCGGCGTCGGCCTCAACGTCAGCCACTACCCCTATGTGGACACGTCCAACCGCCTCGATGTGGACGCCATGCTCGCGGCCCTGGAGCAGGTTCCGGCCGGCGACGTGGTGCTGCTCCACGCCTGCTGCCACAACCCCACCGGTTTCGATCTGGGCCAGGACGACTGGCGCCGCGTGCTGGAGGTGGTCAAGGCCCGCGAACTGCTGCCGCTGATCGACTTCGCCTACCAGGGCTTCGGCGACGGACTGGAGCAGGACGCCTGGGCCGTGCGCCTGTTCGCCGAGGCGCTGCCGGAACTGCTGGTGACCAGCTCCTGCTCGAAGAACTTCGGCCTCTACCGTGAGCGCACCGGCGCGCTGATAGTCTGCGCCGCCGATGCCGAAAAACTCACCGACGTGCGCAGCCAACTGGCCTTCCTCGCCCGCAACCTCTGGTCCACCCCGCCGGCCCACGGCGCGGCGGTGGTCGCCACCATCCTCGGTGATGCCGCCCTCAAGGCACAGTGGATCGAGGAACTGGACGCCATGCGCCAACGGGTCGCCGGTCTGCGTGCCGGCCTGGTGGAAGCCCTGCAGCCGTACGGCCTGGCGGAGCGCTTCGCGCATATCGGCGAACAGCGCGGCATGTTCTCCTACACCGGCCTGTCGCCGGAGCAGGTGGCACGGCTGCGCGCGGAGTTCAGCGTGTACATGGTGAGCACCGGCCGGGCGAACGTGGCAGGGCTGGACTTCAGCCGCATCGACGACCTGGCGGCAGCCATCGCCAAGGTGTGCTGA
- a CDS encoding 4a-hydroxytetrahydrobiopterin dehydratase gives MTALSQAHCEACRADAPLVSDEELAVLIKQIPDWNIEVRDGIMQLEKEFRFKNFRHALAFTNAVGAIAEAEGHHPGLLTEWGKVTVTWWSHEAKGLHRNDFIMAARTDQVAETAEGRK, from the coding sequence ATGACCGCCCTGTCCCAAGCCCATTGCGAAGCCTGCCGCGCCGATGCCCCGCTGGTGTCCGACGAAGAACTGGCCGTGCTGATCAAGCAGATCCCCGACTGGAACATCGAAGTCCGCGACGGAATCATGCAGCTGGAGAAAGAGTTCCGCTTCAAGAACTTCCGCCACGCCCTGGCCTTCACCAATGCCGTCGGCGCCATTGCCGAAGCAGAAGGCCACCACCCGGGCCTGCTCACCGAGTGGGGCAAGGTCACCGTGACCTGGTGGAGCCACGAAGCCAAAGGCCTGCACCGCAACGACTTCATCATGGCCGCCCGCACCGACCAGGTGGCGGAAACCGCCGAGGGGCGTAAATGA
- the phhA gene encoding phenylalanine 4-monooxygenase gives MKATKYVAREPDANGFIHYPETEHQVWNTLITRQLKVIEGRACQEYLDGIEKLGMPHDRIPQLGEINKVLEATTGWRVARVPALIPFQTFFELLASQQFPVATFIRTPEELDYLQEPDIFHEIFGHCPLLTNPWFAEFTHTYGKLGLKASKEERVYLARLYWMTIEFGLMDTPQGRRIYGGGILSSPKETVYALSGEPEHQAFDPLECMRTPYRIDILQPLYFVLPDLKRLFDLAHEDIMALVHKAMSLGLHAPKFPPKAA, from the coding sequence ATGAAAGCGACGAAGTACGTGGCCCGCGAACCCGATGCCAACGGTTTCATCCACTACCCGGAAACCGAGCATCAGGTGTGGAACACCCTGATCACCCGCCAGCTGAAAGTGATCGAAGGCCGTGCATGCCAGGAGTACCTGGACGGCATCGAAAAGCTCGGCATGCCCCATGACCGCATTCCGCAGTTGGGCGAGATCAACAAGGTGCTCGAGGCCACCACCGGTTGGCGCGTCGCCCGCGTCCCGGCGCTGATCCCCTTCCAGACCTTCTTCGAACTGCTGGCCAGCCAGCAATTCCCGGTGGCCACCTTCATCCGCACCCCGGAAGAGCTGGACTACCTGCAGGAACCCGACATTTTCCACGAGATCTTCGGCCACTGTCCGCTGCTGACCAATCCCTGGTTCGCCGAGTTCACCCACACCTATGGCAAGCTCGGCCTCAAGGCCAGCAAGGAAGAGCGCGTCTACCTCGCCCGCCTGTACTGGATGACCATCGAGTTCGGCCTGATGGACACCCCGCAGGGCCGGCGCATCTACGGCGGCGGCATCCTCTCCTCGCCCAAGGAGACCGTCTACGCTCTCTCCGGCGAGCCCGAGCACCAGGCCTTCGACCCGCTGGAATGCATGCGCACGCCGTACCGCATCGACATCCTGCAACCGCTGTACTTCGTGCTGCCGGACCTCAAGCGCCTGTTCGACCTGGCCCATGAAGACATCATGGCGCTGGTGCACAAGGCCATGAGCCTGGGCTTGCACGCGCCGAAGTTCCCGCCGAAGGCGGCCTGA